DNA sequence from the Verrucomicrobiota bacterium genome:
AACTCCCGCAAAGCCATCGAACGTCAGGTCGAGATCATCCGTGCGCGGAATATTTACGCGGAAGTGCATCCTGTGTTCATGGAGGAAGAGCCGCGCATCGGAGATTGCTACCGGATGGCGTCGGCAAAGAATCTCGTGATGGTGCCGTTTTTCATCAGCGACGGGTTGCATTCATTCGAGGACATTCCGGAAATGCTGGGGGAGCCGGAACAAATCGTGCAGGAGCGGTTGCAAAGCGGCCAGCCCACCTGGCGCAACCCCACGGAGAAACACGGCAAGCTCGTCTGGTATTCGCCCAGCATCGGCAGCGAGCCGCTGATTGCGGAGGTGATTTTGGAGCGCATCCGCGAGTGCGCGAGTATGAAGGCCGGAGGATAGGAGTTGAAAAGGCGGCGTTTTCTATCTTCCATCCTCCATCCTCCACCCTCTATCTTCTTTCCATGCACTGGCAGAAAATCACTTTGATCGGCGTCGGCTTGCTCGGCGGCTCGTTGGGGCTGGCCATCAAGCAGCGTCGCCTCGCCGGCGCAGTGCATGGCTTTGTCCGGCGCAGCGCGAGCATTGCCGAATGTGAAGCGCTCAGGGTGGTGGATCACGCCACGCTTGATCTCCCTCGCGCCGTTGAGAATGCCGATTTGATCATCCTTTGCACGCCGATCGCGCAGATGCGCCCGGTGACGGAACAGATGTTGCCCGTGATCAAACGCGGCGCGATCGTTACTGACGTCGGCAGCGTGAAGGGGAGCGTGATCCAGGAGTTGGAACCGCTCGTGACAAGTGTGGGCGCGCATTTCATCGGCAGTCATCCGATGGCGGGTGCGGAAAAAATGGGCGTGAGCGCCGCCCGCGCCGATCTGTTTGAAAAATCCGTTTGCGTGATCACTCCAACGGCGAATTCGGACGACGCAGCCGTCGGCCAGGTCGAAGAGTTTTGGCGCTCAGTCGGTGCGCGACCGCTTCGACTCACTACCGAGATTCACGACGAACTGGTCAGCCGTTCCAGCCATTTGGCGCACGTCGTGGCAGCGGAACTGGCCAATTACGTCCTCAGCCCGGCACACCCCAAAGAACAGGCGATGCTCTGCGCCAACGGATTTCGCGACACCACGCGCATCGCGTCCGGTTCGCCGGAGATGTGGCGCGATATCGCGCTGGCGAATCGCGAACACCTGGCGCGGGTGCTTGGCGTGTTCATCGAAGATTTGCAGGAGTTCCAAATCGCTTTGAGAGACGGCGACCAGAAACTCATCGCGGAATTCTTTGAAAACGCCAAGCAACGCCGCGATCAATGGTGCGGGCAGGCCGCGTCGTCGTCGCCGGAATGAACACCGCGCTTCATGCCGCTTCCTGATCTCATCGAAATCGTACCGCTCGACAAGCCGGTGCGCGCAGAAATAACCGTGCCCGGCTCGAAGAGCATTACGAACCGCGCGCTGATTCTGGCGGCGTTGGCGGAGGGCGAAGTCACTTTGGAGGGCGCGCTGTGGAGCGAAGACACGCAAGTGATGGTCGAGGCGCTTCGGAAACTTGGCTTTGACGTAAGAGTTGAGGCCGATCCAAACGAGTTCTGCAATCGCACCATTACCGTCACGGGTCTTGGCGGAAAAATTCCGAACGCGGGAACAGCGGAAAAGCCGTTGGAACTTTTTGTGGGCAACGCGGGAACAGCGGCGCGATTTTTGTCCGCGTTGGTTTGTTTGGGGAACGGGGTTTATCGGCTGCACGGCGTTCCTCGAATGCATGATCGGCCGCAGGCAGCGTTGTTCAAAGCATTGCGTGAGCTTGGCTATCGGGTGGATTCGCCGAATGACAGACTGCCGGCGATCATTTTCGGGTGTAGCAGCCGACGTGAGTCGGCTCACTCTTCACAATCTGAAATGAGTCAGAGCCGACTCACGTCGGCTGCTACGAGTGGAGGAGTGCGCTCCTGCACCGTGAGCATCGAGGAGAGTTCGCAATTTGCCTCGGCGTTGTTGCTGTGTTCGAGAATCGGCGGCTGGCAGGTCAAGGTCGTTGGTGAGAATGCCGAGGAATCGCCTTACGTTGCGATGACTGCGAAACTCATCGATGCTTTACCAAACCGTGGCGGCAAATTTCAAATTGAGCCGGACGCTTCCAGCGGAAGCTATTTTTTGGCGGCGGGTCATGCTGAACTGATGGAAAAGTCCGAATTCCACTCTGAGGATGGCTTGCGTCATGAGATGAAATTCACCTCACGGTTGACAGTGCAAATTGTCAACTGGCCTTTTTCAAGCTGGCAGATGGACGAAAGGTTCCTTGAGCATTTCTCTGAAATGGAGAGCAGAACT
Encoded proteins:
- a CDS encoding prephenate dehydrogenase/arogenate dehydrogenase family protein → MHWQKITLIGVGLLGGSLGLAIKQRRLAGAVHGFVRRSASIAECEALRVVDHATLDLPRAVENADLIILCTPIAQMRPVTEQMLPVIKRGAIVTDVGSVKGSVIQELEPLVTSVGAHFIGSHPMAGAEKMGVSAARADLFEKSVCVITPTANSDDAAVGQVEEFWRSVGARPLRLTTEIHDELVSRSSHLAHVVAAELANYVLSPAHPKEQAMLCANGFRDTTRIASGSPEMWRDIALANREHLARVLGVFIEDLQEFQIALRDGDQKLIAEFFENAKQRRDQWCGQAASSSPE
- a CDS encoding 3-phosphoshikimate 1-carboxyvinyltransferase, coding for MPLPDLIEIVPLDKPVRAEITVPGSKSITNRALILAALAEGEVTLEGALWSEDTQVMVEALRKLGFDVRVEADPNEFCNRTITVTGLGGKIPNAGTAEKPLELFVGNAGTAARFLSALVCLGNGVYRLHGVPRMHDRPQAALFKALRELGYRVDSPNDRLPAIIFGCSSRRESAHSSQSEMSQSRLTSAATSGGVRSCTVSIEESSQFASALLLCSRIGGWQVKVVGENAEESPYVAMTAKLIDALPNRGGKFQIEPDASSGSYFLAAGHAELMEKSEFHSEDGLRHEMKFTSRLTVQIVNWPFSSWQMDERFLEHFSEMESRTRHYAATFFGLSDSEIDEIVAESLDRDIRQVISRRDELGDSIMTAIALAPLLTEPIRFTDLGRLRVQECERVAALRTELTKCGAKVVEEGDTLTVYPSQLHGEEIETYNDHRMAMCFAILGLKVPGIKIKNPACVKKTFPNFFQKLAAPPPSGLGATILDAKTGRKLAVDELFAE